The following are from one region of the Nicotiana tabacum cultivar K326 chromosome 3, ASM71507v2, whole genome shotgun sequence genome:
- the LOC107789387 gene encoding E3 ubiquitin-protein ligase WAV3-like has product MAEAWRKLKKALSSLKQQPKPVPSVDNSHSKSPAIPPSSSFSRSFTTTTRSSKRTCAICLGSMKAGNGQAIFTAECSHAFHFSCIGNSVKHGNRLCPICRCKWKEIPLQFPTFSTDVNGINAGGSRVSPYHVSLEDPVNFSRPLPTISPPRPQHIPFSDDEPLLNIIVDHTSSPSALHSGNILMKSFAEFPAVGAAEDVPRFAVLVGLRAPPLLDGAQDLERAPIDLVAVLDVSGSMNGSKLTLLKQAVCFVIDNLGPSDRLAIVTFSSRAQRNFPLRRMTEQGRQEAALAINGISANGGTNIVEGLKIGACVLEERREKNPVASIILLSDGRDTYNSDNANRRNSNRNHRSSNPTLIPDYLSLLPSSIRACNSEVQEAEDLSTFPVHTFGFGPDHDSSAMHAISDASGGTFSFIESVVTVQDAFAMCIGGLLSVVVQELQLSCTAASPGVKIVSIPSGRYASEISEQGQQGVINIGDLYADEEKEFLVYVSIPSVKSAQVEDRVETSLLQIVCSYKNTVSNEMVRVEGETVKIRRPQVLSPIDVVVSLEVDRQINRLAVAETIAEAQEMAERGNLDSAQALLNNRRSCLLSSASAQAGDGLCNRLDTELTEITERMASEELYEQMGRAYMLSGLSSHFWQRSTTRGDTTTQLILLGESSNNTGAVGYETPSMLSMVSKSQSLTISNPL; this is encoded by the exons atggcagAGGCGTGGCGCAAACTGAAAAAGGCGCTATCATCATTGAAGCAGCAGCCTAAGCCTGTGCCCTCTGTTGATAACTCCCATTCCAAATCACCCGCAATTCCGCCGTCTTCCTCCTTCTCCAGGAGCTTCACCACCACCACACGATCATCAAAG AGAACATGTGCCATTTGCCTTGGGAGTATGAAAGCTGGGAATGGTCAGGCCATCTTCACTGCTGAATGCAGCCATGCTTTCCACTTCAGCTGCATTGGCAATAGTGTTAAGCATGGAAACCGCCTTTGCCCTATCTGCAGATGCAAATGGAAGGAAATCCCTCTCCAATTTCCCACCTTCAGTACTGATGTAAACGGTATCAATGCTGGAGGATCTCGCGTGTCTCCTTACCATGTATCACTTGAAGATCCTGTTAACTTCTCTCGTCCCCTACCAACAATATCTCCACCTCGTCCCCAGCACATTCCATTCTCGGATGATGAGCCCCTTCTCAACATCATCGTGGATCATACCTCCTCTCCTTCCGCACTTCACTCGGGGAATATCCTCATGAAATCTTTTGCAGAATTTCCTGCAGTTGGTGCTGCTGAAGATGTGCCAAGATTTGCAGTTCTTGTTGGATTAAGGGCACCACCACTCTTAGATGGTGCTCAGGACCTAGAGCGTGCGCCGATTGACCTGGTTGCGGTGCTAGATGTTAGTGGGAGCATGAATGGATCAAAGTTGACTCTCTTGAAGCAAGCAGTGTGCTTTGTGATAGATAACTTGGGGCCTTCCGACCGGCTAGCTATTGTTACTTTCTCATCAAGAGCTCAAAGAAACTTTCCCTTGCGTAGGATGACTGAACAAGGGCGTCAAGAAGCTGCACTAGCTATCAATGGTATTTCAGCAAATGGTGGGACAAATATTGTGGAAGGACTCAAGATTGGGGCTTGTGTTCTTGAAGAAAGGCGTGAAAAGAATCCAGTTGCGAGTATCATTCTCTTGTCTGATGGGAGAGACACCTATAACAGTGATAACGCGAATCGACGCAATAGCAATAGAAACCATAGATCCTCAAATCCAACATTGATCCCTGATTATTTGAGTCTATTGCCTTCTTCCATTCGTGCTTGCAATAGCGAAGTGCAAGAGGCAGAGGATTTGTCAACTTTCCCTGTTCATACGTTCGGGTTTGGTCCAGACCACGATTCTTCTGCTATGCATGCTATATCCGATGCATCAGGGGGCACATTTTCATTCATTGAATCGGTTGTTACTGTTCAAGATGCATTTGCAATGTGTATTGGTGGTCTCCTCAGTGTTGTGGTCCAGGAGCTTCAACTTAGCTGCACAGCAGCATCACCTGGAGTGAAGATTGTGTCCATTCCTTCAGGAAGATATGCAAGTGAAATTTCCGAACAAGGACAGCAAGGCGTAATTAACATCGGGGACTTGTATGCAGATGAGGAGAAAGAGTTTCTCGTATACGTGTCTATTCCCTCAGTTAAAAGTGCTCAAGTTGAGGACAGGGTGGAAACATCACTCTTGCAAATTGTTTGTTCTTACAAAAATACTGTGTCCAACGAAATGGTTAGAGTGGAGGGTGAGACAGTTAAGATACGTCGACCTCAAGTGCTGTCTCCTATAGATGTAGTAGTAAGCCTGGAGGTCGATAGGCAGATAAACCGCCTAGCAGTAGCGGAAACGATAGCAGAGGCACAAGAGATGGCAGAGAGGGGAAATCTTGACAGCGCACAGGCTCTGCTAAATAACAGAAGGTCTTGCCTTTTGTCTTCAGCATCTGCCCAAGCAGGTGATGGCCTGTGTAACAGGCTTGACACTGAACTGACTGAAATCACAGAGAGGATGGCAAGCGAGGAACTCTACGAGCAAATGGGACGAGCTTATATGCTCTCGGGTTTAAGCTCACATTTTTGGCAGAGATCCACAACTAGGGGTGATACAACTACACAGCTAATACTACTAGGGGAGAGCTCAAACAATACAGGTGCTGTTGGCTATGAAACTCCAAGTATGTTAAGCATGGTCTCAAAGTCACAGAGCTTAACTATTAGTAATCCTCTTTGA
- the LOC107789388 gene encoding photosystem I reaction center subunit III, chloroplastic-like encodes MSLTIPTNLSKPISTLNSQFTKKPRFATIVCSSSSSCDEQSSCNLKAFSAALALSSVLLSVPVLPASADISGLTPCKESKQFAKREKQQIKKLESSLKLYAPDSAPALAIQATVEKTKRRFDNYGKQGLLCGSDGLPHLIVSGDQRHWGEFITPGILFLYIAGWIGWVGRSYLIAVRDDKKPTMKEIIIDVPLANKLIWRGFSWPVAAYREYLNGELIDPNF; translated from the exons TGTCTCTCACAATTCCCACAAATCTGTCAAAGCCCATTTCTACACTTAACTCTCAGTTTACAAAGAAACCAAGATTTGCGACCATTGTTtgctcttcttcttcatcatgtGATGAGCAATCATCTTGTAATTTAAAGGCATTTTCTGCTGCACTTGCTTTGTCTTCAGTTCTGTTGTCAGTTCCAGTGCTACCAGCTTCTGCTGATATCTCTGGGCTCACCCCATGCAAGGAGTCTAAGCAATTTGCTAAGCGTGAGAAACAACAGATCAAGAAGCTTGAGAGTTCATTGAAGTTGTATGCACCTGACAGTGCTCCTGCCCTTGCTATCCAAGCCACCGTTGAGAAAACCAAACGCAG GTTTGACAACTATGGGAAGCAAGGATTGTTGTGTGGATCAGATGGATTGCCACATTTGATAGTGAGTGGAGACCAAAGGCACTGGGGAGAGTTCATAACACCAGGGATACTCTTCTTGTACATTGCTGGTTGGATTGGGTGGGTTGGAAGGAGTTACTTGATTGCTGTAAGAGATGACAAGAAGCCAACTATGAAAGAAATCATCATTGATGTTCCTTTGGCTAATAAGCTCATCTGGAGAGGCTTCAGTTGGCCTGTTGCTGCTTACAGAGAGTACTTGAATGGAGAACTCATTGACCCCAACTTCTAA